The Saccharopolyspora gloriosae genome window below encodes:
- the cobC gene encoding Rv2231c family pyridoxal phosphate-dependent protein CobC — translation MTSGNEHELLRHHGDVDAAPGLLDFAVNVRLERPPRWLRDHLAAALDDLGRYPSAADDLAARIAVAERHGRDSDDVLLLAGAAECFSLLPALRPRLAAVVHPSFTEPEFALRAADVPVTRVLLDDHRLDPALVPDDADLVVLGNPTNPSSVLHPAEAIRALVRPGRVVVVDEAFADTVPGEPESLAAQRIPGVLVVRSLTKTWALPGLRAGYALGEPGLLRRLSAPRPHWPLGTLALAAITACCAPQAVAEAERAAVEISAERDRFAAELAAIPGISVAGPARASFLLLEVHNGEKVRHALRERGIAVRRGDTFPGLGPDHLRVAVRDAARNAALLRALRELLG, via the coding sequence ATGACGAGCGGAAACGAGCACGAGCTGCTGCGCCACCACGGCGACGTGGACGCCGCGCCGGGTCTGCTCGACTTCGCCGTGAACGTCCGGTTGGAGCGCCCGCCGCGGTGGTTGCGCGATCACCTCGCCGCCGCGCTGGACGATCTGGGCCGCTACCCGTCCGCCGCGGACGACCTCGCCGCCCGCATCGCCGTCGCCGAGCGGCACGGCCGGGATTCCGACGACGTGCTGCTGCTGGCGGGCGCCGCGGAGTGCTTCTCGCTGCTGCCGGCGCTGCGCCCGCGGCTGGCCGCGGTGGTGCACCCCTCGTTCACCGAACCGGAGTTCGCGCTGCGCGCCGCGGACGTGCCCGTGACCCGCGTGCTGCTCGACGACCACCGGCTGGATCCGGCGCTCGTCCCGGACGACGCGGACCTCGTGGTGCTGGGCAATCCGACGAACCCGAGTTCGGTGCTGCACCCGGCCGAGGCGATCCGCGCCCTGGTCCGGCCCGGCCGGGTCGTCGTGGTGGACGAGGCGTTCGCCGACACCGTGCCCGGGGAACCGGAATCGCTTGCGGCGCAACGGATTCCGGGCGTGCTGGTCGTGCGCAGCCTCACCAAGACCTGGGCGTTGCCGGGGCTGCGCGCCGGGTACGCGCTCGGCGAACCCGGCCTGCTGCGCCGGTTGAGCGCGCCCCGCCCGCACTGGCCGCTGGGCACCCTCGCGCTGGCGGCGATCACCGCCTGCTGCGCCCCGCAGGCCGTCGCGGAGGCCGAACGGGCCGCCGTCGAGATCTCCGCGGAGCGGGACCGGTTCGCCGCGGAACTGGCCGCCATACCAGGGATCTCCGTGGCCGGGCCCGCCCGCGCCTCCTTCCTGCTGCTCGAAGTCCACAATGGCGAGAAGGTGCGCCACGCCTTGCGGGAACGCGGCATCGCGGTCCGCCGCGGCGACACCTTCCCCGGTCTCGGGCCGGACCACCTGCGGGTGGCGGTGCGGGACGCGGCGCGCAACGCGGCCCTGCTCCGGGCGTTGCGCGAGCTTCTCGGATAG
- a CDS encoding polysaccharide lyase produces the protein MSARMRRSWRSSGILGLVLAGAVALPAVAAAAPAPWTGDFGDFPGGSWEQRWGVLDDGRFGFDRMSGRDGALEVFYGQGSSAPSCDDCPTEGGGQFYTDFDDLGREDLSQARALHLSYQVRFPADYDFGKGGKLPGLYGGPPGEAGGGNHGQAWSTRFMWRNDDGHDARAGDGEVYVYDPSLGDGYGEDVGRGAWQWQADDQWHTVEQSVDRDSGRIVVRYDDQEVLDVVGIEQIGDVPFAGIFFSTFFGGHATEWGPDHDVRAQFRDFQVSAPE, from the coding sequence ATGAGTGCACGGATGCGCCGGTCGTGGCGCAGCAGTGGGATTCTCGGGCTCGTGCTGGCGGGAGCGGTGGCGTTGCCCGCCGTGGCCGCGGCGGCGCCGGCACCGTGGACCGGTGACTTCGGGGACTTCCCCGGCGGGTCCTGGGAGCAGCGGTGGGGCGTGCTCGACGACGGTCGGTTCGGCTTCGACCGGATGTCCGGCCGGGACGGCGCGCTGGAGGTGTTCTACGGCCAGGGGTCGTCGGCGCCGTCGTGCGACGACTGCCCGACCGAGGGCGGCGGCCAGTTCTACACCGACTTCGACGACCTAGGGCGCGAGGACCTCTCCCAGGCCCGCGCGCTGCACCTGAGCTACCAGGTGCGGTTCCCCGCCGACTACGACTTCGGCAAGGGCGGCAAGCTGCCCGGCCTCTACGGCGGCCCACCGGGCGAGGCCGGGGGCGGTAACCACGGGCAGGCCTGGTCGACGCGGTTCATGTGGCGCAACGACGACGGACACGACGCCCGAGCGGGCGACGGCGAGGTGTACGTCTACGACCCGTCGCTGGGTGACGGCTACGGCGAGGACGTGGGCCGCGGCGCGTGGCAGTGGCAGGCCGACGACCAGTGGCACACCGTGGAGCAATCCGTGGACCGGGACAGCGGGCGGATCGTGGTGCGCTACGACGATCAGGAGGTGCTCGACGTCGTGGGCATCGAGCAGATCGGTGACGTGCCGTTCGCCGGGATCTTCTTCTCCACCTTCTTCGGCGGCCACGCCACCGAATGGGGCCCGGACCACGACGTGCGCGCGCAGTTCCGCGACTTCCAGGTGAGCGCGCCGGAGTAG
- a CDS encoding NAD(P)H-dependent oxidoreductase: protein MSTVITVSSSPHSLSRLEELNRATGDALRAEGFRVRGLPLDLMPESALLTGRSDAPSLRWARRLLNDADGIVLITPSYEVSGSRLLRAWLDLMPSPARRPVHAVCLGSTQAQSSTADYAVRRLLTDHGAHRVTPTSFLFDKWLTSTAEGWDWDPRATTRLADGLAAFSRELNPALPVAA, encoded by the coding sequence ATGTCCACCGTCATTACGGTCTCCAGCAGCCCGCATTCCCTGTCCCGCTTGGAAGAACTGAACCGCGCCACCGGCGACGCGCTGCGCGCCGAGGGATTCCGGGTGCGCGGGTTGCCGCTGGACCTGATGCCCGAATCCGCGCTGCTGACCGGCCGCTCCGACGCCCCATCGCTGCGCTGGGCGCGCAGGCTGCTGAACGACGCCGACGGGATCGTGCTGATCACGCCGTCCTACGAGGTCTCCGGGAGCCGGCTGCTGCGGGCCTGGCTGGACCTGATGCCCTCGCCCGCGCGGCGCCCGGTGCACGCGGTGTGCCTCGGGTCGACGCAGGCCCAGTCGAGCACCGCGGACTACGCCGTGCGCCGCCTGCTCACCGATCACGGCGCACACCGGGTGACGCCCACCAGCTTCCTGTTCGACAAGTGGCTCACGTCCACCGCCGAAGGCTGGGACTGGGATCCGCGCGCCACGACGCGGCTGGCCGACGGGCTGGCCGCGTTCAGCCGAGAGCTGAACCCGGCCCTGCCCGTCGCCGCCTGA
- a CDS encoding bifunctional RNase H/acid phosphatase: MRVVVEADGGSRGNPGPAGCGAVVRGADGAVLAERSRWLGVATNNVAEYEGLLCGLRAAAELGATEVDARMDSKLVVEQLSGRWKIKHEALRSLAAQAKELVAGFSAVTFEWIPRASNAHADRLANEAMDTREDAERTGQAGSTAAPATTADRVRPTGWNGALGAPTKLLLVRHGQTAMSVDRRYSGRGDVPLTDLGERQARAAAARLAEMDGVVTADGAAPVLASPLGRTRQTAEAVAAATGGELTFHDGLLETDFGSWEGLTFLEAAEQYPELHGSWLGDSTVEPPGGESLEAVFDRVTSVRDEILARYEGRTVIVVSHVTPIKALLRLGLDVGPSLYYRLHLDLASLSIVEFYPDGNASVRLVNDISHLG, encoded by the coding sequence ATGCGCGTCGTCGTCGAAGCCGATGGCGGTTCCCGCGGCAACCCGGGACCGGCCGGGTGCGGCGCGGTGGTGCGGGGCGCGGACGGCGCGGTGCTCGCGGAGCGCTCGCGCTGGCTCGGCGTCGCGACGAACAACGTCGCCGAGTACGAGGGCCTGCTGTGCGGGCTGCGCGCGGCGGCGGAGCTCGGTGCCACCGAGGTCGACGCGCGGATGGACTCCAAACTCGTCGTCGAGCAGCTCTCCGGCCGGTGGAAGATCAAGCACGAGGCGCTGCGATCCCTCGCGGCGCAGGCGAAGGAGCTCGTCGCCGGGTTTTCGGCGGTGACCTTCGAGTGGATCCCGCGGGCGAGCAACGCGCACGCGGACCGGTTGGCGAACGAGGCGATGGACACCCGCGAGGACGCCGAGCGCACCGGGCAGGCCGGTTCGACGGCCGCCCCCGCGACGACGGCGGACCGGGTGCGCCCCACCGGCTGGAACGGTGCCCTCGGCGCCCCGACGAAGTTGCTGCTGGTGCGGCACGGGCAGACCGCGATGTCGGTGGACCGCCGCTACTCCGGTCGCGGCGACGTCCCGCTGACCGACCTGGGCGAGCGCCAGGCGCGGGCGGCGGCGGCGCGGCTCGCGGAGATGGACGGCGTCGTCACCGCCGACGGCGCGGCCCCGGTGCTCGCCTCCCCGCTGGGGCGCACCCGGCAGACCGCCGAGGCCGTCGCCGCCGCCACCGGCGGTGAGCTCACGTTCCACGACGGCCTGCTGGAGACGGACTTCGGCTCCTGGGAGGGCCTCACCTTCCTGGAGGCGGCGGAGCAGTACCCCGAGCTGCACGGGTCGTGGCTCGGCGACTCCACCGTCGAACCGCCCGGCGGCGAGAGCCTGGAGGCCGTGTTCGACCGGGTCACGTCCGTCCGCGACGAGATCCTGGCGCGGTACGAGGGACGCACCGTGATCGTCGTCAGCCACGTCACGCCGATCAAGGCGCTGCTGCGGCTCGGCCTCGACGTGGGACCGTCGCTGTACTACCGGCTGCACCTGGACCTGGCGTCGCTGTCGATCGTCGAGTTCTACCCGGACGGCAACGCCTCCGTCCGCCTGGTCAACGACATCTCCCACCTGGGCTGA
- a CDS encoding SURF1 family cytochrome oxidase biogenesis protein, giving the protein MRLKFLLRPGWIGLILLVVLFATMCFTLLAPWQFGRDDETQARNDAISQSFTAEPKPLGEVLPANRAPDSTTEWTKIAVTGEYLPEHETLAWLRSVQGEPAIEVLTPFRATTGETLLVDRGFVRPVGTDAPEFAAAPGGQVTITARVRMDEKDQEHRPVFERQGHRWTYSVDSQVITDGTGVPLRPGYFALVDGQPGGLAALPLPQLSSGPYFSYALQWIAFGVMAIAAIGYLIYAELRPPEQTAGAVRKPRKMSVAEAVAEDERREREEAASSGRE; this is encoded by the coding sequence GTGCGCCTGAAGTTCCTGCTCCGACCTGGGTGGATCGGTCTGATCCTGCTGGTCGTGCTGTTCGCCACGATGTGCTTCACGCTGCTCGCGCCGTGGCAGTTCGGCCGCGACGACGAGACGCAGGCGCGCAACGACGCCATCTCGCAGTCCTTCACGGCGGAACCGAAACCCCTCGGCGAGGTGCTGCCCGCGAACCGGGCGCCCGACTCCACCACCGAGTGGACCAAGATCGCGGTCACCGGCGAGTACCTGCCGGAGCACGAGACGCTGGCCTGGCTGCGCTCCGTGCAGGGCGAACCGGCGATCGAGGTGCTCACCCCGTTCCGCGCCACCACCGGCGAGACGCTGCTGGTCGACCGGGGCTTCGTGCGGCCGGTGGGCACCGACGCACCCGAGTTCGCCGCCGCCCCCGGCGGGCAGGTCACGATCACCGCGCGGGTGCGGATGGACGAGAAGGACCAGGAGCACCGCCCCGTGTTCGAGCGCCAGGGGCACCGCTGGACGTACTCGGTGGATTCGCAGGTGATCACCGACGGCACCGGCGTTCCGCTGCGGCCCGGCTACTTCGCGCTGGTCGACGGACAGCCCGGCGGCCTCGCGGCGCTGCCGCTGCCGCAGCTGTCCTCGGGGCCGTACTTCTCGTACGCGCTGCAGTGGATCGCGTTCGGCGTGATGGCGATCGCGGCGATCGGATACCTGATCTACGCGGAGCTGCGGCCCCCGGAGCAGACAGCGGGCGCGGTGCGCAAGCCGCGCAAGATGTCCGTCGCGGAGGCCGTCGCCGAGGACGAGCGCCGGGAACGCGAGGAAGCAGCGTCCTCCGGCCGCGAGTGA
- a CDS encoding fructosamine kinase family protein: MGEIEDVVLRCTGSEAVRVRELGGGDAGTSRSVLLADGRQVFVKANPPGMPGAVAAEAASLKWLAEPGALPVPEVLGDDDRHLVTEHLDSGSPSPVAAEEFGRGLARLHAAGAPAHGSPPPGGPADAWIGLAPMRNEPAPDWPAFYPEHRVRPYLRRAVDTGLLGAEDSALVERVCDRLPSLTGSDEPAARLHGDLWTGNVHWSGGAAWLIDPAGHGGHRETDLAMLALFGCPHLDRVLAAYDEVHPLADGWRDRVGVHQLFPLLVHTVLFGGGYARQAVAAARTAPA, from the coding sequence ATGGGCGAGATCGAGGACGTGGTGCTGCGGTGCACCGGCTCGGAAGCAGTGCGGGTCCGGGAGCTCGGCGGCGGTGACGCGGGAACGTCCCGATCGGTGCTGCTGGCCGATGGCAGGCAGGTGTTCGTGAAGGCGAATCCGCCCGGCATGCCCGGTGCCGTCGCCGCCGAGGCGGCCTCGCTGAAGTGGCTCGCGGAACCCGGCGCGCTGCCGGTGCCCGAGGTGCTCGGCGACGACGACCGGCACCTCGTGACCGAACACCTCGACTCCGGTTCGCCGAGCCCGGTGGCAGCCGAGGAGTTCGGGCGCGGCCTGGCCCGGTTGCACGCCGCGGGCGCGCCCGCGCACGGGAGCCCGCCGCCGGGCGGGCCCGCCGACGCGTGGATCGGGCTGGCGCCGATGCGCAACGAACCCGCACCGGACTGGCCGGCCTTCTACCCGGAGCACCGGGTGCGGCCCTACCTGCGCCGTGCCGTGGACACCGGGTTGCTCGGCGCCGAGGACTCCGCGCTCGTCGAGCGGGTCTGCGACCGGCTGCCCTCGCTGACCGGCTCCGACGAGCCCGCCGCCCGGCTGCACGGCGACCTGTGGACCGGCAACGTGCACTGGAGCGGCGGGGCCGCGTGGCTGATCGACCCGGCCGGGCACGGCGGGCACCGGGAGACGGACCTGGCGATGCTCGCGCTGTTCGGCTGCCCCCACCTGGACCGGGTGCTGGCCGCCTACGACGAGGTGCACCCGCTCGCCGACGGCTGGCGGGACCGCGTCGGCGTGCACCAGCTGTTCCCGCTGCTCGTGCACACCGTGCTGTTCGGCGGCGGCTACGCCCGCCAAGCCGTCGCCGCCGCCCGCACCGCACCCGCCTGA
- a CDS encoding cobalamin biosynthesis protein, whose product MRAGRAVGLVLGVAADAALGDPRRGHPVAAFGRVAQTAERVLHRDSRSAGVLYTGLLVGGTAALGVVAERVARRSPVLDAVTTALTTWVVLGGASLADEGTAMGRLLDAGDLDGARGRLAHLCGREAAHLDEQGLARATVESIAENTSDAVVAPLVWGAIAGVPGLLGYRAANTLDAMVGHRSPHYLRFGWAAARLDDALNLAPARLSAMLTAACAPVVGGSASGAWRTWRRDAAAHPSPNAGQIEAAFAGALQIRLGGRTVYGHTTEQRPIMGEGRTADAGDVTRGVELSRVIGSVTGVLAAAAVVARGARGR is encoded by the coding sequence GTGAGAGCGGGACGAGCGGTCGGATTGGTACTCGGAGTGGCGGCCGATGCCGCACTGGGTGACCCACGTCGGGGGCATCCCGTCGCCGCCTTCGGGCGCGTCGCGCAGACCGCCGAGCGGGTGCTGCACCGCGACAGCCGGAGCGCCGGAGTGCTCTACACCGGGCTGCTCGTCGGCGGCACCGCGGCGCTGGGCGTGGTCGCCGAACGCGTCGCCCGCCGCAGTCCCGTCCTCGACGCCGTCACCACCGCGCTGACCACCTGGGTCGTGCTCGGCGGCGCGTCGCTGGCCGACGAGGGCACCGCGATGGGCCGGCTGCTCGACGCGGGGGACCTCGACGGGGCCCGCGGCAGGCTCGCCCACCTGTGCGGCCGGGAAGCCGCGCACCTCGACGAGCAGGGCCTCGCGCGGGCCACCGTCGAATCCATCGCGGAGAACACCTCCGACGCCGTGGTCGCCCCGCTGGTGTGGGGCGCGATCGCGGGCGTACCGGGCCTGCTCGGCTACCGGGCGGCGAACACCCTGGACGCGATGGTCGGGCACCGCAGCCCGCACTACCTGCGGTTCGGCTGGGCGGCGGCCCGGCTCGACGACGCGCTGAACCTGGCCCCGGCCCGGTTGTCGGCGATGCTCACCGCCGCGTGCGCGCCGGTCGTCGGCGGCTCCGCGAGCGGCGCCTGGCGGACCTGGCGGCGCGACGCCGCAGCCCACCCGAGCCCGAACGCGGGGCAGATCGAGGCCGCGTTCGCCGGGGCGCTGCAGATCCGCCTCGGCGGTCGCACCGTCTACGGCCACACCACCGAGCAGCGGCCGATCATGGGGGAGGGCCGCACCGCCGACGCCGGCGACGTGACGCGCGGCGTGGAGCTGTCGCGGGTCATCGGTTCGGTCACCGGCGTGCTCGCCGCCGCAGCGGTCGTGGCCCGGGGCGCTCGCGGCCGGTGA
- a CDS encoding low molecular weight protein-tyrosine-phosphatase, with amino-acid sequence MHVSFICTGNICRSPMAAVVFREHVRRAGLEDQVEVSSAGTGPWHIGEGADPRTLKVLADHGYPTEHVAAQLGDEHLDADLLLAMDAGHLRVVRDALGEPERVRLLRSFDPVAADGAEVPDPYFGGDRGFEDVLAMIEAAVPGLLEWTRERL; translated from the coding sequence ATGCACGTTTCGTTCATCTGCACCGGGAACATCTGCCGCTCCCCGATGGCGGCGGTGGTGTTCCGGGAGCACGTCCGCCGCGCGGGGCTCGAGGACCAGGTGGAGGTCAGCAGCGCGGGCACCGGCCCGTGGCACATCGGCGAAGGCGCCGACCCCCGGACGCTGAAGGTGCTCGCCGATCACGGCTACCCCACCGAGCACGTGGCCGCGCAGCTCGGCGACGAGCACTTGGACGCCGACCTGCTGCTGGCGATGGACGCCGGGCACCTGCGCGTGGTGCGCGACGCGCTCGGCGAGCCGGAGCGGGTCCGGTTGCTGCGCTCGTTCGACCCGGTCGCCGCCGACGGGGCCGAGGTGCCCGACCCGTACTTCGGCGGGGACCGCGGCTTCGAGGACGTGCTGGCGATGATCGAGGCCGCGGTGCCCGGCCTGCTGGAGTGGACCCGCGAACGGCTCTGA
- a CDS encoding DUF7581 domain-containing protein has translation MKADPAVQRRLLDLAEVDAELNRVNHRRRTLPELEEIGHRERELQAQRDSLVAAQTSFGDIDRDAKRLEAEVDQVRKREDRDRKLMESGGSAKQLEDLQHELQTLARRQGNLEDELLEVMEQREALESDVERARAGVTEAEQRLADVQHSRDEAMADLDSAEAKRTVERESVAGTLPEPLLALYDRIRASKGVGVGPLQGNRCGACRIELDRSKLAELRDTAADDVVRCEECGAILVRTKDS, from the coding sequence GTGAAAGCCGACCCCGCCGTGCAGCGCCGGTTGCTCGATCTGGCGGAGGTGGACGCCGAACTCAACCGCGTCAACCACCGCCGCCGGACGCTGCCCGAACTGGAGGAGATCGGCCACCGCGAGCGTGAGCTGCAGGCACAGCGGGACTCGCTGGTGGCCGCGCAGACCTCGTTCGGCGACATCGACCGGGACGCGAAGCGGCTCGAAGCGGAGGTCGACCAGGTCCGCAAGCGCGAGGACCGCGACCGCAAGCTGATGGAGTCCGGCGGTTCCGCCAAGCAGCTGGAGGACCTGCAGCACGAGCTGCAGACCCTCGCCCGCCGCCAGGGCAACCTGGAGGACGAGCTGCTGGAGGTCATGGAGCAGCGGGAGGCGCTGGAGTCCGACGTCGAACGCGCCCGCGCCGGGGTCACCGAGGCGGAGCAGCGGCTCGCCGACGTGCAGCACAGCCGGGACGAGGCGATGGCCGACCTGGACAGCGCCGAGGCCAAGCGCACGGTGGAGCGCGAGTCGGTGGCGGGCACGCTGCCGGAGCCGCTGCTGGCGCTCTACGACCGGATCCGCGCCTCCAAGGGCGTCGGCGTGGGGCCGCTGCAGGGCAACCGCTGCGGCGCCTGCCGCATCGAGCTGGACCGCTCGAAGCTCGCCGAGCTGCGCGACACCGCCGCCGACGACGTGGTCCGCTGCGAGGAGTGCGGCGCGATCCTGGTTCGCACCAAGGATTCCTGA
- a CDS encoding Nif3-like dinuclear metal center hexameric protein — protein sequence MTVRIQDVVESLEAAYPPELAESWDAVGLVCGDPQAAVQRVLFCVDPVEATVDEAVGFGAQLLVSHHPLLLRGVHGVPADDPKGRLIHRLIRSGIGLYCAHTNADTAAVGVSDALAEAIGLTVTRPLAPHSAGSATGLGRIGSLPAPEPFGRFVQRVAENLPTTAWGVRGAGDLDREISTVAVCGGAGDSQLSAAQAAGVDAYVTADLRHHPAGEHLARGAQVPALVDVAHWASEWPWCQQAADVVGAALPDTVEVLVSTRRTDPWTAHAAGAAPDSGRTPA from the coding sequence ATGACCGTGCGGATTCAGGACGTCGTGGAGTCCCTGGAGGCGGCCTACCCGCCGGAGCTGGCCGAGAGCTGGGACGCGGTCGGCCTCGTCTGCGGGGACCCGCAGGCCGCCGTGCAGCGGGTGCTGTTCTGCGTGGATCCCGTCGAGGCCACTGTGGACGAAGCGGTGGGCTTCGGCGCCCAGCTGCTGGTCTCGCACCACCCGCTGCTGCTGCGCGGCGTGCACGGGGTGCCCGCCGACGACCCGAAGGGGCGGCTGATCCACCGGCTGATCCGTTCCGGCATCGGTCTGTACTGCGCGCACACCAACGCCGACACCGCCGCGGTCGGCGTGTCCGACGCGTTGGCCGAGGCGATCGGGCTCACCGTCACCCGGCCGCTCGCCCCGCACTCCGCGGGCTCCGCCACCGGGCTGGGGCGCATCGGTTCGCTGCCGGCGCCCGAACCGTTCGGCCGGTTCGTGCAGCGGGTCGCGGAGAACCTGCCCACCACCGCCTGGGGCGTGCGCGGCGCGGGCGATCTCGACCGGGAGATCAGCACCGTGGCGGTGTGCGGCGGCGCGGGCGACTCCCAGCTGAGCGCCGCGCAGGCCGCCGGCGTCGACGCCTACGTGACCGCCGACCTGCGGCATCACCCGGCGGGGGAGCACCTCGCTCGCGGTGCGCAGGTGCCCGCACTGGTGGACGTGGCGCACTGGGCGAGCGAGTGGCCGTGGTGCCAGCAGGCTGCCGACGTCGTCGGCGCGGCGCTACCGGATACTGTCGAAGTTCTCGTCTCCACACGCCGCACCGACCCGTGGACCGCTCACGCCGCCGGTGCGGCCCCCGACTCTGGGAGGACTCCCGCGTGA